The region GGCCGCGGTGGAATTCGTCCGCTTCCTGGCCCGCCCGGAGAACGCCGCCCAGTGGGCGGCCCGGACCGGGTACATGCCGGTGGTGCCGGCCGCGGTCACGACCCCGGTGCTGTCCGGACTGCTGGCCGAGGACCCGAACTACTCCACCGCCGTCAAGCAGTTTCCGCTGGTCCGCAAGGGCGACCGGGTCCGGCTCATGGTGCCGAACGCCAACGTGCAGATCTACACCGGCCTGCAGCGGATGTGGTCGGGCAACACCCCGGCGGAGACGGCCTTCTCGGACGTGGCCGCGAAGCTGCGCAAGGGCGTCGACCGCTACCGGAGAACCATCGAGGAGCACCTGTGACGACTGTGCGGCGGCCCCTGGTCTACGGCCACCGAGGATCCAGGGAGGAGGCCCCGGAGAACACCCTGCGCTCCTTCCGGCGCGCCCAGGAGGTGGGCGCCGACGGGGTGGAGCTGGACGTACGCGTGTCCCGGGACGGCCGGTTGGTGGTGATCCACGACGCGACCGTCGACCGTACGACGAACGGCACCGGGAAGGTCCACGACCTCACCCGGGCGCAGATGGCCGCGCTGGACGCCGGCGAGGGAGAAGGCATTCCCACCCTCACCGAGGCGCTGGACGCCTTCCCCGGCCTCGTCCAGGTCGAGATCAAGGCCGCGGCGGCCGTCCCCGCCCTGGCCGAACTCGACCGGAGCGACGCGCTGCCCGACCGCGTCGTCCTGACCAGCTTCCACCGCGATGTCCTGGCCCATGCCGCGGAGCTGCTGCCGCGGGTGCGGCGGGGCCTGATCACCCATCGCTGCGACGATTCCGTGCTGGCGGCCGTCACGGACCTGGAGCTGTCGTGGGTCTGCCCGGAGCTGGATCCGAGCCTCACCGCCGGGATGATGGCGCAATTCCGCGACCGCGGGGTGAAGGTCGATATCTGGCCCGCCGCCGACCGGGACCACCTCGGGCGGTGCGTGGCGCTCGGCGCCGACGCGGTCACCACCGACCACCCCGGGCTCATCGACGCGTGGCTGGGCGGCGCCGAGCGGGCTTGACCCGGGGCAGGCGGGAGGGGGCGCGGCCGGCCGGCCGCGCCCCCTCCCGCCTGCCCCGGTCAGTCCCTGTCCAGCCACCCCCGCGCGCGCAGCTCCGCCGTGAAGCGCCCGTAGGAGTCCTGGAGCGCCTCGCGCTCGGCCGGCACCGGCTCCACCACCTGCCCCGGCTCCACCATGGCGTCGGTGGCGTCCGCCAGGCTCGCGTGCAGCGTCCCGGCCGCGGCGATGAGCGCGGCGCCGAAGGCGGTCTCCGCCCGCGGAACGGTGCGCAGGGGCATGTCCAGCGCGGTGGCGCGGACGCGGTTCCACAGCGCGCTGCGGCTGCCGCCGCCCGCGGTGTACAGCGGGGCGTCCACGGCGATACCGAGGGCCCGGGCATGGTCGACGGCCAGCCGCTCCAGGAACGCGACGCCTTCCAGCGCCGCCCGGTGCCCTTCGACGTCGTCGCGGGGGGCGCCGAGCCGGAAGCCGCGGGCCGCACCGGAGACGAACGGGTAGCGCTCGCCCTCGCGGCGCAGCGGGTAGTGGACGCAGGCCGCGGGGCCGCGGGCGGACGCGGCGGCGTCGAGAGCCGCGAGCCGGTCGGCGGGCGTGCCGGCCAGCGCTTCGCCGCCGGTGTTGGACGCCCCGCCCGGCAGCCACCACCCGTCGGGGTGCCGATGGCTGTACATCGCGCCCCAGGGGTCGGTGACCAGCTCCCGGGTCACGCCCTTGAGCACATAGGTGGTGCCCAGCACACCCACGAACCGGCCCGGCAGGACCGCGCCGGTGGCGATCTGACCCGCGCAGCCGTCCGTCATGCCCAGGCGTACCGAGCAGCCCTCGGGCAGTCCCGTCTCGTCCGCCGCCCGCCGGCAGACGACGCCGGCCTCGGACCCCGGTGCCCGGACGGCGGGCAGCCACGTGTCAGGGACGCCCAGCGCGGGGAGGACCTCGGCCGGCCACTCCCCCGCGCCCGGGTCGTAGCCGGTCTTGAGCGCGTGGCTCCAGTCGGCGGCCACCGGCGCCCCGGTGAGGTGCCGGCCGAGCAGGTCGGGGGTGTGCAGGACGCGGAAGGACCCGGCGTCCCCGCTGCGCAGGCGGTCGCAGCCGTCGTCGGCGGCCGGGGCCGGGCCGCGGCTGAGCCGTGCCAGCCGGGCCACCCGGCCCAGCGCCGCTGTCGGGCCCACCGACAGGCCCAGCCGCTTCCAGCGGTCGGCGCCGAGCAGTTGGGCCTCGGCGTTGAGATCGGCGGCGCGCCGGTCGTCGTACATCGAGCCGGGGCACACCGGCTCGCCCGCGCTGTCGGCCAGGACGAAGGTGCCCGAGGTCGCGGAGACGGTGATCGCCCGCACCTCGGCGCCGCGGCCGGGCAGCCGCGAGGTGGCCTGGCGCAGCGCCGAGACGGCGGCGGGCCACCAGGTCCCGGCGTCCTGCTCACGGCCGCCGCCCGGGGTGCGTACCGGCTGGGGCAGGTCCGCGCCGCCTTCTGCGGCGACCCGTCCGCGGGCGTCGACGCACACCACGCGCACGGCGGCGGTCGCGACATCGAGGCCGACGACCACGGGGACGGCGTGCGGCGCCGTCGTCGTATCGGAAGCAGTCATGGGGGCGCGCCCGTTCCTCTCCTGAGGGGACATGACACAAAGTGACAGCGCGTTGATTCCCCGTGCGAAAACGGGAGCTCGCGCGAAGGACGGAGACGTCACTCCGGCTCATTTGCATCACATGTCATGTGAGATTAACAGCTGTGGATGGTACTGCCCAGGGCGTACGGGTGCCTCCGCCGGTGTCCGGGGCGGAGCCGGCCGGCGGCCCGCACCCCGTAACCGACCGGCAGCGGCGCGGCCGACGACCGGGACGGCGGGGCCGGTCGGCGCCACTGACAGCGGGCCAGCCGGCGGCCTGGGCGGCAGGGGTCAGCCGGCGGCCGGGGCCACCCGCACGTCGGTGGCTTCCCGCAGTTCGGCGAGCGCGTCGGCGTCCACGCCCTCGTCCACCACGAGGTGGTCGAAGTCGGCCACGGGTCCGAGCCGGTGCAGTGCCGTGCGGGACATCTTCGAGCGGTCCATCATGAGCGTCCTGCGGGTGCCGGACCGCAGCATCGCCCGCTTGACCAGCACGACGTCCTGCTCCTGGTGGTACGTCATCCGCGCGTCCATCGCGGAGGTGCTGACGAGCACCATGTCCACCGACAGCGCCTCGATCGCCTCCACGCACGGCACGCCCAGGTAGGAGTCGTGGGTGCGCGAATACTCCCCGCCGAGGCCGATCAGGCGGATCTCGTCGTGCTCGATGAACACGTCCACGATGTGCCGCGCGTTGGTCACCACCGTCAGCGGTCCCAGCGTCGCCAGCAGCCGGGCGAGCGCCAGGGCCGTCGTGGAGTCGTCCAGCATCACCGACATGCCCGGCTCGACGAGTTCGGCGGCCACCGCGGCGATGGCCTCCTTCTGGGCGACGTGCACGCCGAGCCGGTAGTCGAGGTTGCTCTCGAACACCGTCGAGGGCAGGGCCGAGACACCGCCCCTGAACCGGCGCAGCACACCGCGCCTGGCCAGCTCGTCCAGGTCGCGGTGGACGGTCATCGCGCTGACCTCGGTCAGCTCCACCAGCTCGGCGACGGTGGCCGATCCCCGCTTGAGCACATGCTCGGCGATGGTCTGCCTGCGGGCGTCCTGGGGGCGGGCGGTACCCGTCCACGCGCCGGTGGTGTTCATTCCCACAGTCTCCCTCACAGCGCGTGCGGGAAGGCACTCGTGGGCACGTTCAGCGAGCGCAGGCCGGTGCGCTCCCCATCCACCTCGATCTCGGTGACGGCCGCGTTGTCGAGCACCGGCAGCAGGCGCCGGTAGCCGCCGACGTCCATCCCGAGCATCAGGCACAGCGCCAGGCGCAGCAGGCTGTTGTGGGCCACGACCAGGACGACGGCGCCCGGGTGGCGTTCCGCGAGGCCGCGCAGCGCCTCCCGGCCCCGGCGCGCGGCCGGCAGCGGCGGCTCGGAGCCCGGCAGCGGGTGGGCCGCGGCGTCGGTCTCGAAGGCCCGGACGGCGTCGGGGTCCGCGACCCGCATCTCCGCCAGCGTGCGGCCCTCGCCCCACCCGAAGTCCACCTCCCTGAGGCCCGCGACGACCTCGGGGACGAGGCCGAGCCGGCCGGCGGCGGGGGCGGCCGTGGCGCGGGCCCGGCTCAGCGGCGAGCAGGCGACCGCGTCGATCGTGCGCGACCCGGCCCACGCGCCCAGCGCCTCGGCCTGGCGCAGCCCCTCCCCGGTCAGCGCCACGTCGGAGATCCCCGCATAGCGGTTCTCCGCGTGCCATTCGGTCTGGCCGTGCCGTACGAGCAGCAGTCGGGTCGCCATCTGACGCCTCTCACTCGGGACGCCGGGCCGCTCCGTGCGGCCCGGCGGCATTGCTTCTTCACATCATCAATGTTAGATCTATCATCCGAAGCGCGAACACGCTGCGTGAAGAGGAGATCCGATGCACGTTCTCGCCGCAGGAGACCATTTCGTCGGCCCCGACATCTTCGAGACGGCGCTGCGCGACGCTCTCGGCGATCGGCTGTCGGCCGATCTCACGGTGACCCCGCTGACCCTGCCCTGGCCCCATGAGCCCTTCGGCCCCGTCGGCGGCGTCATCGAGGCCAGCGGCACCGAGGACCAAGTCATCGAGAAGCTGCGGGGCGCCGAGATCTGCGTGACGCAGATGGCGCCCTTGACCGAGCGGGTCTTCGCCGCGAGCCCCGCTCTGCGGATGGTCGCCGTCTGCCGCGGCGGCCCGGTGAACGTCGACCTCGACGCGGCGACCCGGCACGGCGTCGCGGTCAGCTACGCCCCCGGCCGCAACGCGCCGGCCGCCGCCGAGTTCGCCGTCGCGATGATGCTCGCCGCCATGCGCCGGATCCCCTCCTCCAGCCACGCGCTGCGGGACGGGGACTGGCAGGGCCACCTGTACGCGTACGACGAAGCGGGCACCGAGCTGGACGGGGCCGACGTCGGCCTGATCGGCTACGGCGCCATCGGCCGGATCGTGGCCCGGGTCCTGCGGGCCTTCGGTGCCCGGGTGCTGGTCCACGACCCCTACACCGACGAGGACACCGCCCGCGCCGACGGGGTCGAACCCGTGCCGCTCGACGACCTCCTGCGCCGCTGCTCCGTGGTGAGCCTGCACGCGCGGCTGACGCCCGGGACCCGGCACCTCCTCGACGCGGACCGGCTCGCCCTGCTGCCGCACGGGGCCGTCCTGGTCAACACCGCGCGCGGCGGCCTGCTGGACTACGCGCCGCTGCCCGACCTGCTGCGCACCGGCCGGCTCGGCGCCCTGGCCCTGGACGTCTACGACATCGAGCCGCCGCCCGCCGACTGGCCGCTGCACCACGCGCCCAACGTCATCACCACCCCGCATCTGGCAGGCGCGAGCCGGCAGACCGCCCAGCGCGCCGCCGCGATCACCGCGGCCGATGTCGCGCGCCACATCCGCGGCGAGCAGCCGGACCATCTGGCCAACCCCGGCTACGCCGCCGGGCAGCGGTCATGACGGTCGTCATCGGGGTCGACATCGGCACCTCGGTCACCAAGGCCGTCGCCTTCGACGGCGACGACCGCGTCCTCGCCCAGGCGACCCGCCGCAGCCGCCTGGACCGCCTGCCGGGCGGCCGGGTCGAGCAGGATCTCGCGCACGTCCTGCGCACGGTCGGCGACGTCGTACGCGAGACCGCGGGCCGCTGCGACCGGCCGCCCGCGGCGCTCGCCCTCACCGGGCAGGGCGACGGGCTGTGGCTGCGGGACGAACAGGGCCTGGCCACCCGCCCGCCGATTTCGTGGATGGACGGCAGGGCGTCCTCCTACGTGACGCGCTGGCTGGCGGACGGCACCGTACGGGAGGTCCACCGCCACACGGGTTCCGGAATGTTCCCCGGCAGCCACGCCCCGCTGCTGGCCTGGCTCCAGGAGCACGAGCCCGGGACCCTGGAACGCTCCGCCGTGGCCGGCTACTGCGTGGACGCCGTCGCCCAGCACCTCACAGGCCGGGTCTGCGTGGACGCCTCCGACGCCACGCTCCCTTTCCTGCGCCCGCACGACCGTACGTACGCGGCCGAGGCCCTGGCCGCGTGCGGGCTGTCGGAGCAGGCCCGCCTGCTCGCCGCGCCGGCCGCACCGGGCACGGTGCTCGCCCTCGACGCGCGGGGAGCGGAACTGCTGGGCCTGCCGCGCGGACTCCCGGTGGTCGCGGGACCCTACGACCTGCCGGCGACCGCTGTCGGCAGCGGCGTGCAGGACGTCGGGGACGGCCTGCTGATCGTCGGCACGACGCTGGCCGCGCAGGTCCTGACCGACCAGGTGCGGATCCGTCCCGAGGCCGAACCCGCCGGCATGTGGCTGTGCACCCCCGACCGCGGCCGGTGGCTGCGGGCCATGCCCGCCATGGTCGGCACCGCGGGCCTGGAGTGGGCGCTGTCGCTGACCGGGGCGACGACCGGGGACCTGGAGGACCTGCTGGGCGCCAGTCCGCCCGGCGCCAACGGCGTGACCTGCCTGCCCTTCCTGTCCGAGGCGGGCGAACGCGCCCCCTTCGTCGCGCCCGGCGCCCGCGGCCGGCTCGACGGGCTCACCCTCGGCCACGGCCGGGCCGACGTCGTACGGGCGGTCTGCGAATCCATCGGCTACGCCGCCCGGCACTGCCTGGAGGCGGCGGGGCTCACCCGCACCCTGATGGCATGCGGTGGCGGCACCAGGTCGCGGGCCTGGACGCAGCTGCTCGCGGACGTCCTCGGCCGCCCGGTCCGCGTCCCCGACACCCGCGAAGTGGGCGCGCTCGGCGTCGTCCTGACCGCCCGCAGGTCGCTGGGCGAACGGGACTCCTCCCGGCCCCGGCCCGGCGGCTTCCGTACGGTCGCGCCGCGGCCCGAGGCCGGCGCCCGCTACGAACGCGGCTACCAGGACTACCGGCGCGAGCTTCCGGGCGCCCTGGCGCGGCAGAGCCGGCCGGGCGGGTGACCGGCGGGCGGGTGACCGGCGGGCGGGTGACCGGCGGGCGGGACTTCCGTGCGCCGGGGCGTGCGTCAGGACAGGGTGGCGACCAGGACCGCCTTGATGGTGTGCATGCGGTTCTCGGCCTGGTCGAAGACCACCGAGTGGGCCGACTCGAAGACC is a window of Streptomyces sp. NBC_01477 DNA encoding:
- a CDS encoding glycerophosphodiester phosphodiesterase; this encodes MTTVRRPLVYGHRGSREEAPENTLRSFRRAQEVGADGVELDVRVSRDGRLVVIHDATVDRTTNGTGKVHDLTRAQMAALDAGEGEGIPTLTEALDAFPGLVQVEIKAAAAVPALAELDRSDALPDRVVLTSFHRDVLAHAAELLPRVRRGLITHRCDDSVLAAVTDLELSWVCPELDPSLTAGMMAQFRDRGVKVDIWPAADRDHLGRCVALGADAVTTDHPGLIDAWLGGAERA
- a CDS encoding FGGY-family carbohydrate kinase, whose product is MTASDTTTAPHAVPVVVGLDVATAAVRVVCVDARGRVAAEGGADLPQPVRTPGGGREQDAGTWWPAAVSALRQATSRLPGRGAEVRAITVSATSGTFVLADSAGEPVCPGSMYDDRRAADLNAEAQLLGADRWKRLGLSVGPTAALGRVARLARLSRGPAPAADDGCDRLRSGDAGSFRVLHTPDLLGRHLTGAPVAADWSHALKTGYDPGAGEWPAEVLPALGVPDTWLPAVRAPGSEAGVVCRRAADETGLPEGCSVRLGMTDGCAGQIATGAVLPGRFVGVLGTTYVLKGVTRELVTDPWGAMYSHRHPDGWWLPGGASNTGGEALAGTPADRLAALDAAASARGPAACVHYPLRREGERYPFVSGAARGFRLGAPRDDVEGHRAALEGVAFLERLAVDHARALGIAVDAPLYTAGGGSRSALWNRVRATALDMPLRTVPRAETAFGAALIAAAGTLHASLADATDAMVEPGQVVEPVPAEREALQDSYGRFTAELRARGWLDRD
- a CDS encoding DeoR/GlpR family DNA-binding transcription regulator encodes the protein MNTTGAWTGTARPQDARRQTIAEHVLKRGSATVAELVELTEVSAMTVHRDLDELARRGVLRRFRGGVSALPSTVFESNLDYRLGVHVAQKEAIAAVAAELVEPGMSVMLDDSTTALALARLLATLGPLTVVTNARHIVDVFIEHDEIRLIGLGGEYSRTHDSYLGVPCVEAIEALSVDMVLVSTSAMDARMTYHQEQDVVLVKRAMLRSGTRRTLMMDRSKMSRTALHRLGPVADFDHLVVDEGVDADALAELREATDVRVAPAAG
- a CDS encoding histidine phosphatase family protein, whose product is MATRLLLVRHGQTEWHAENRYAGISDVALTGEGLRQAEALGAWAGSRTIDAVACSPLSRARATAAPAAGRLGLVPEVVAGLREVDFGWGEGRTLAEMRVADPDAVRAFETDAAAHPLPGSEPPLPAARRGREALRGLAERHPGAVVLVVAHNSLLRLALCLMLGMDVGGYRRLLPVLDNAAVTEIEVDGERTGLRSLNVPTSAFPHAL
- a CDS encoding 2-hydroxyacid dehydrogenase; the protein is MHVLAAGDHFVGPDIFETALRDALGDRLSADLTVTPLTLPWPHEPFGPVGGVIEASGTEDQVIEKLRGAEICVTQMAPLTERVFAASPALRMVAVCRGGPVNVDLDAATRHGVAVSYAPGRNAPAAAEFAVAMMLAAMRRIPSSSHALRDGDWQGHLYAYDEAGTELDGADVGLIGYGAIGRIVARVLRAFGARVLVHDPYTDEDTARADGVEPVPLDDLLRRCSVVSLHARLTPGTRHLLDADRLALLPHGAVLVNTARGGLLDYAPLPDLLRTGRLGALALDVYDIEPPPADWPLHHAPNVITTPHLAGASRQTAQRAAAITAADVARHIRGEQPDHLANPGYAAGQRS
- a CDS encoding FGGY-family carbohydrate kinase, producing the protein MTVVIGVDIGTSVTKAVAFDGDDRVLAQATRRSRLDRLPGGRVEQDLAHVLRTVGDVVRETAGRCDRPPAALALTGQGDGLWLRDEQGLATRPPISWMDGRASSYVTRWLADGTVREVHRHTGSGMFPGSHAPLLAWLQEHEPGTLERSAVAGYCVDAVAQHLTGRVCVDASDATLPFLRPHDRTYAAEALAACGLSEQARLLAAPAAPGTVLALDARGAELLGLPRGLPVVAGPYDLPATAVGSGVQDVGDGLLIVGTTLAAQVLTDQVRIRPEAEPAGMWLCTPDRGRWLRAMPAMVGTAGLEWALSLTGATTGDLEDLLGASPPGANGVTCLPFLSEAGERAPFVAPGARGRLDGLTLGHGRADVVRAVCESIGYAARHCLEAAGLTRTLMACGGGTRSRAWTQLLADVLGRPVRVPDTREVGALGVVLTARRSLGERDSSRPRPGGFRTVAPRPEAGARYERGYQDYRRELPGALARQSRPGG